A single region of the Kineosporia corallincola genome encodes:
- the nucS gene encoding endonuclease NucS, which produces MRLVIARCSVDYAGRLTAHLPLANRLLMVKADGSVLVHSDGGSYKPLNWMSPPAKLTVGAPDESAAEVGVVEVWTVQSAKTDDRLIVNIHEVMHDSNHELGVDPGLVKDGVEAHLQKLLAEQVNRLGEGWSLVRREYMTAIGPVDLLVKDASGGSVAVEIKRRGEIDGVEQLTRYLELMNRDPLLSPVAGIYAAQEIKPQARVLAEDRGIRCVILDYDEMRGLDDVEHRLF; this is translated from the coding sequence GTGCGTCTGGTTATCGCTCGTTGTTCTGTTGACTACGCCGGGCGGTTGACCGCCCACCTCCCGCTCGCCAACCGCCTGCTCATGGTCAAGGCGGACGGCAGCGTGCTGGTGCATTCCGACGGGGGCTCCTACAAGCCGCTGAACTGGATGAGCCCGCCCGCCAAGCTGACCGTCGGCGCGCCCGACGAGTCGGCGGCCGAGGTGGGGGTGGTCGAGGTCTGGACAGTCCAGAGCGCCAAGACCGACGACCGGCTGATCGTGAACATCCACGAGGTGATGCACGACAGCAACCACGAGCTCGGGGTCGACCCCGGCCTGGTGAAGGACGGTGTCGAGGCACACCTCCAGAAGCTGCTGGCCGAGCAGGTGAACCGGCTCGGCGAGGGCTGGTCGCTGGTCCGGCGCGAGTACATGACCGCGATCGGCCCGGTGGACCTGCTGGTGAAGGACGCGTCCGGCGGCTCGGTGGCGGTCGAGATCAAGCGCCGCGGCGAGATCGACGGCGTCGAGCAGCTCACCCGCTACCTGGAACTGATGAACCGCGACCCGCTGCTGTCCCCCGTCGCCGGCATCTACGCCGCGCAGGAGATCAAGCCGCAGGCCCGGGTGCTGGCCGAGGACCGCGGCATCCGCTGCGTGATCCTGGACTACGACGAGATGCGGGGCCTGGACGACGTGGAGCACCGACTCTTCTGA